One genomic segment of Rhizobium viscosum includes these proteins:
- a CDS encoding sensor histidine kinase — protein sequence MSRFRVLFKSTAVRLSALYILLFAICAATLVFYVTAMSERLLTGQIRDAVAQEVTQVQRAYDAGGMNLLLRTMERRARQPGANLYLIAGPSGDILAGNVASVQPGVFEEQGWTSVPFMYQRYTDSGVVRHTAIANIFVLDNGLRVLIGRDLGEPERFRVLVRQALMIALAIMGLGAIIIWFGIGRNALKRIDRMSDAGKKIMAGDLSQRLPVAGSGDEFDRLSVSLNNMLERIEKLNEGLRQVSDNIAHDLKTPLTRLRNKAADALDIEDGGVRRSALEGIISESDQLIRTFNALLMISRVEAGSVAAEMSPIELSAIVTDSAELYEPVADEAGMALTSEIESGIEIQGNRELIGQAIFNLLDNAIKYSADTEGAGSVSVKLGRCPDGVCLSVADHGPGVPPDRREDVVKRFVRLDESRSKPGTGLGLSLVEAIMELHGGTLELSDTEPGHTERPGLTVSMVFPAKAA from the coding sequence ATGAGCCGTTTCCGGGTTCTCTTCAAGTCCACTGCAGTCCGCCTTTCGGCACTTTATATCCTGCTCTTTGCCATCTGCGCCGCGACGCTCGTCTTCTATGTGACGGCGATGTCCGAGCGGCTGCTGACCGGCCAGATCCGCGATGCGGTCGCCCAGGAGGTGACTCAGGTCCAGCGCGCCTATGATGCCGGCGGCATGAACCTGCTTCTGCGCACGATGGAGCGCCGCGCCCGTCAGCCGGGCGCCAATCTCTATCTCATTGCAGGCCCCTCGGGCGATATCCTCGCCGGCAACGTCGCCTCCGTGCAGCCGGGCGTCTTCGAGGAGCAGGGCTGGACCTCGGTGCCCTTCATGTATCAGCGCTATACCGATAGCGGTGTGGTGCGGCATACGGCGATTGCCAACATCTTCGTTCTCGATAACGGCCTGCGGGTGCTGATCGGCCGCGACCTAGGCGAGCCGGAACGCTTCCGCGTGCTGGTGCGCCAGGCGCTGATGATCGCGCTCGCCATCATGGGTCTCGGCGCCATCATCATCTGGTTCGGCATCGGCCGCAACGCGCTGAAACGCATCGACCGCATGTCGGATGCCGGCAAGAAGATCATGGCCGGCGATCTCTCGCAGCGCCTGCCGGTCGCCGGCTCGGGCGACGAATTCGACCGACTTTCCGTTTCGCTGAACAACATGCTGGAACGCATCGAGAAGCTGAACGAGGGCTTGCGGCAGGTCTCCGACAATATAGCCCATGACCTGAAGACGCCGCTGACGCGCCTGCGCAACAAGGCCGCCGACGCGCTCGACATCGAGGACGGCGGGGTGCGCCGCAGCGCGCTGGAGGGCATCATCTCCGAATCCGACCAGCTCATCCGCACCTTCAATGCGCTTTTGATGATTTCCCGCGTGGAAGCCGGTTCCGTCGCCGCCGAAATGTCGCCGATCGAACTGTCAGCCATCGTCACCGACAGCGCCGAGCTCTATGAGCCCGTCGCCGACGAGGCAGGTATGGCGCTGACCTCCGAGATCGAATCCGGCATCGAGATCCAGGGCAATCGCGAACTGATCGGCCAGGCGATTTTCAATCTGCTCGATAACGCAATCAAATATTCCGCCGATACCGAAGGAGCAGGCTCCGTCTCGGTGAAGCTCGGCCGCTGCCCCGACGGCGTCTGCCTATCGGTCGCCGACCACGGCCCGGGCGTCCCGCCCGACCGGCGCGAGGACGTAGTGAAGCGCTTCGTGCGCCTGGATGAAAGCCGCTCCAAGCCGGGCACCGGCCTTGGCCTCTCGCTGGTCGAAGCAATCATGGAGCTTCATGGCGGCACGCTGGAACTGTCCGACACCGAGCCCGGCCATACCGAACGCCCCGGCCTCACCGTCAGTATGGTTTTCCCCGCTAAGGCAGCCTGA
- a CDS encoding response regulator transcription factor, with product MTSPQQEDALSLAEKQPAGNVGRMKILIIEDDLEAAVYLTKAFREAGIVADHASDGESGLFMGSENTYDVIVIDRMLPRRDGLSVISELRRKGIHTPVLILSALGQVDDRVTGLRAGGDDYLPKPYAFSELLARVEVLGRRKGTPDQDVVYRVGDLELDRLSHEVRRGGKEIPLQPREFRLLEYLMKNAGQVVTRTMLLENVWDYHFDPQTNVIDVHVSRLRSKIEKDFSQPLLKTIRGAGYMIKDEG from the coding sequence ATGACCTCCCCCCAACAGGAAGACGCTTTGAGCCTTGCCGAAAAGCAACCGGCGGGTAATGTCGGCCGCATGAAGATTCTCATCATCGAAGACGATCTCGAAGCGGCGGTTTATCTCACGAAAGCCTTTCGTGAGGCGGGGATCGTCGCCGACCATGCAAGCGACGGCGAAAGCGGTCTCTTCATGGGATCGGAAAATACCTACGACGTCATTGTCATCGACCGCATGCTGCCACGCCGCGATGGTCTCTCCGTCATCAGCGAGTTGCGCCGCAAGGGTATCCACACGCCCGTTCTTATTCTTTCTGCTCTCGGCCAGGTCGACGACCGCGTCACCGGCCTGCGCGCCGGCGGCGACGATTATCTGCCGAAGCCCTATGCTTTCAGCGAGTTGCTTGCCCGCGTCGAAGTGCTCGGCCGCCGCAAGGGCACGCCGGATCAGGATGTCGTCTATCGTGTCGGCGATCTCGAACTCGACCGCCTTTCCCATGAGGTCCGCCGCGGCGGCAAGGAAATCCCGCTGCAGCCGCGCGAATTCCGCCTGCTGGAATATCTCATGAAGAATGCCGGCCAGGTGGTGACCCGCACCATGCTGCTGGAGAATGTCTGGGATTACCACTTCGATCCGCAGACCAATGTCATCGACGTGCATGTCTCGCGCCTGCGCTCCAAGATCGAGAAAGACTTCAGCCAGCCGCTGTTGAAGACGATCCGAGGTGCGGGGTACATGATCAAGGATGAGGGATGA
- a CDS encoding Do family serine endopeptidase codes for MLKNFRGRPSLKTVLQASTVAGLAAAVLATGIPVEISRSYAEAVNVQSPSVPSFANVVDAVSPAVVSVRVESRIKPASDDGDGFSFDFNGRGFDDLPDALKPFFRQFGEQGHQGQNQQRRFGQPGGPGRLRPVAQGSGFFISEDGYIVTNNHVVSDGSAFVAVMNDGTELDAKLIGKDPRTDLAVLKVDGKGRKFTYVNWADDNKVRVGDWVVAVGNPFGLGGTVTAGIVSARGRDIGSGPYDDYLQVDAAVNRGNSGGPTFNLNGQVVGINTAIFSPSGGSVGIAFAIPASTAKDVVADLMKDGTVSRGYLGVQIQPVTKDIADSLGLSEASGALVVSAQEGTPGQKAGMKTGDVVTAVNGEPVKDARDLSRRIGAMTPGSKVELSVWRSGKAQSVTVELGTLPADQQASAGDDNDQQEQAQPPASEKALADLGLTVGPSDDGKGLAITGIDPNSDAADKGIKEGETITSVNNQEVSSADDVVRVINQAKKDGRTRALFQIQSKDGSRFVALPINGQG; via the coding sequence ATGCTGAAAAATTTCCGCGGACGTCCGTCCCTTAAAACGGTGCTTCAGGCATCCACCGTTGCAGGTCTGGCAGCCGCCGTGCTCGCAACCGGTATCCCTGTCGAGATATCCCGTTCCTATGCCGAGGCTGTCAATGTCCAGTCCCCCTCGGTTCCGAGCTTTGCAAATGTCGTTGACGCCGTTTCTCCGGCTGTCGTTTCCGTCCGTGTCGAAAGCCGCATCAAGCCGGCCTCCGATGATGGCGACGGCTTCTCCTTCGATTTCAACGGCCGCGGCTTTGACGATCTGCCCGACGCCCTGAAGCCATTCTTCCGTCAGTTCGGCGAACAGGGCCACCAGGGCCAGAACCAGCAGCGCCGCTTCGGCCAGCCGGGCGGCCCGGGCCGTCTGCGTCCGGTCGCTCAAGGGTCGGGCTTCTTCATTAGCGAAGACGGCTATATCGTCACCAACAACCACGTCGTTTCCGATGGCTCCGCCTTCGTCGCTGTCATGAACGACGGCACCGAGCTCGATGCCAAGCTGATCGGCAAGGACCCGCGCACCGACCTCGCCGTGCTGAAGGTCGATGGCAAAGGCCGCAAGTTCACCTACGTGAACTGGGCCGATGACAACAAGGTCCGCGTCGGTGACTGGGTCGTTGCCGTTGGCAACCCCTTCGGTCTCGGCGGCACGGTCACGGCCGGCATCGTTTCGGCCCGCGGCCGCGATATCGGCTCCGGCCCCTATGACGATTACCTGCAGGTCGATGCGGCCGTGAACCGCGGTAACTCGGGTGGCCCGACCTTCAACCTCAATGGCCAGGTCGTCGGCATCAACACCGCGATCTTCTCGCCGTCGGGCGGCAGCGTCGGCATCGCCTTCGCAATCCCGGCCTCCACCGCCAAGGACGTCGTCGCGGACCTGATGAAGGACGGTACGGTTTCGCGCGGTTACCTCGGCGTGCAGATCCAGCCGGTCACCAAGGATATCGCCGACTCTCTCGGTCTTTCCGAAGCAAGCGGCGCTCTTGTCGTCTCCGCTCAGGAAGGCACGCCCGGCCAGAAGGCCGGCATGAAGACGGGTGACGTCGTCACCGCCGTCAACGGCGAGCCGGTCAAGGATGCCCGCGATCTCAGCCGCCGCATCGGTGCGATGACGCCGGGCAGCAAGGTCGAACTTTCGGTATGGCGTTCCGGCAAGGCCCAGTCCGTAACCGTCGAGCTCGGCACGCTGCCGGCCGATCAGCAGGCTTCCGCTGGTGACGACAACGACCAGCAGGAGCAGGCCCAGCCGCCGGCTTCCGAGAAGGCGCTTGCCGATCTCGGCCTGACGGTCGGTCCGTCGGATGACGGCAAGGGCCTCGCCATCACCGGCATAGATCCGAATTCGGATGCTGCCGACAAGGGCATCAAGGAAGGCGAGACGATCACTTCGGTCAACAACCAGGAAGTCTCCAGCGCCGACGATGTCGTCCGCGTCATCAACCAGGCCAAGAAGGACGGCCGCACCCGCGCGCTGTTCCAGATCCAGTCGAAGGACGGCAGCCGCTTCGTCGCCCTTCCTATCAATGGCCAGGGCTGA
- a CDS encoding ArsR/SmtB family transcription factor translates to MQTDTLSAAFAALADPTRRAIIARLAEGEATVNELAAPFDMSLPAVSKHLKVLEKAGLISRGKEAQWRPARLEPMAMKSIADWLEQYRRFWESSFDRLDGYLQKIQRADDSGPRN, encoded by the coding sequence ATGCAGACCGACACTCTGAGCGCAGCTTTCGCAGCCCTCGCAGACCCCACGCGCCGGGCGATCATCGCGCGGCTGGCCGAAGGCGAGGCTACGGTCAATGAACTCGCCGCTCCCTTCGACATGAGCCTTCCGGCGGTTTCGAAACATCTGAAGGTGCTGGAAAAGGCGGGGCTCATCAGCCGCGGCAAGGAGGCGCAATGGCGGCCGGCCAGGCTCGAACCGATGGCGATGAAGAGTATTGCCGACTGGCTGGAGCAATACCGGCGCTTCTGGGAATCGAGCTTCGACCGGCTGGATGGCTATCTTCAAAAGATCCAGAGAGCGGACGACAGCGGCCCCCGCAATTGA
- a CDS encoding SRPBCC family protein — protein MADQLSRPTLHMQRTFNAPRGLLWAAWTRPEMVVAWLGPVEWPAVSVVQDLRVGGAYRACLKNTGDGSLLWQSGVYREIEEPSRLSFTFQWEGSHEDGEPVVTLVTVVFEELADGRTRMDFIHADLKSEESLAGHRHGWESTFGRLESWIATQGNQRE, from the coding sequence ATGGCCGATCAGCTATCGCGCCCCACATTGCATATGCAGCGGACATTCAATGCACCGCGTGGCCTCTTATGGGCCGCCTGGACCCGGCCGGAAATGGTCGTCGCGTGGCTCGGCCCTGTCGAATGGCCGGCGGTGAGCGTTGTGCAGGATCTGCGCGTCGGCGGCGCATACAGGGCATGCCTGAAGAATACGGGGGATGGCAGCCTGCTGTGGCAGAGCGGCGTCTACAGGGAAATCGAGGAGCCGTCGCGTCTCTCCTTCACCTTCCAGTGGGAGGGATCGCATGAGGATGGCGAACCGGTCGTGACACTCGTGACCGTCGTCTTCGAGGAACTGGCCGACGGCCGCACGCGGATGGATTTCATCCATGCGGACCTGAAATCCGAAGAGAGCCTTGCCGGACACAGACATGGCTGGGAGAGCACCTTCGGCAGGCTGGAAAGCTGGATTGCAACTCAGGGAAATCAAAGGGAGTGA
- a CDS encoding VOC family protein: MKLVTNLVFKGECRQAFEFYAKVLGGKLNGMFTFAEAPGDMPIDPSYKDKIMHAWLDVGDQSLMGCDAPPGYQEDMGGFSATYHSEDAAETKRVFEALSEGGKVTMPFNATFWSPGFGMFTDRFGTPWMVNTIPRDQR, from the coding sequence ATGAAACTCGTAACGAATCTCGTCTTCAAAGGCGAATGCCGGCAGGCCTTCGAATTCTACGCCAAAGTGCTCGGCGGTAAGCTGAACGGCATGTTCACATTCGCAGAAGCGCCCGGCGACATGCCCATCGATCCGTCCTACAAGGACAAGATCATGCATGCCTGGCTCGATGTCGGCGACCAGTCCCTGATGGGCTGCGACGCCCCTCCCGGATATCAGGAGGACATGGGCGGCTTCAGCGCCACCTATCACAGCGAGGATGCGGCGGAAACGAAGCGCGTCTTCGAGGCGCTCTCGGAAGGCGGTAAAGTGACCATGCCCTTCAACGCGACCTTTTGGTCGCCGGGCTTCGGCATGTTTACCGATCGCTTCGGCACGCCCTGGATGGTCAATACTATTCCTAGGGATCAGCGATGA
- a CDS encoding DoxX family protein yields the protein MNDKAMIWTGRVLTGLFALFMLGASIAPKLLGLPIAEETMTQLGWPNGYVLMIGLIELTCLVLYLIPQTSVFGAVLMMGLLGGAMATQIRAGSPLFSHILFSIYLGLFMWGGLWLRDPTVRALFPYRKA from the coding sequence ATGAACGATAAGGCCATGATCTGGACCGGTCGCGTACTGACCGGGCTTTTCGCGCTCTTCATGCTCGGCGCATCAATCGCCCCCAAGCTTCTGGGACTGCCGATCGCCGAGGAAACGATGACCCAACTCGGATGGCCTAATGGATATGTGCTGATGATCGGCCTGATCGAGCTGACCTGCCTCGTGCTCTACCTCATCCCGCAAACGAGCGTTTTCGGTGCGGTGCTGATGATGGGGCTGCTCGGGGGTGCCATGGCGACGCAGATCCGGGCCGGAAGTCCGCTCTTCAGTCACATCCTGTTCAGCATCTATCTCGGGCTGTTCATGTGGGGTGGGTTGTGGCTGCGCGATCCCACCGTGCGGGCGCTCTTTCCGTATCGGAAGGCTTGA
- a CDS encoding cytochrome c-type biogenesis protein, giving the protein MRLLPRLLIILFVIFAPLPAFAVNPDEMLSDPALEARARTLSAELRCMVCQNQSIDDSNADLAKDLRLLVRERITDGDSDDEVLNYIVSRYGEFVLLKPRFSVRTLLLWGAPVLLILAGGIALIVFARKRAGKPTGSKLTEDEKARLAELLEK; this is encoded by the coding sequence GTGCGGCTTCTGCCTCGGCTCCTTATAATCCTGTTCGTTATCTTCGCGCCGCTCCCCGCCTTCGCCGTCAATCCGGACGAAATGCTCTCCGACCCGGCGCTGGAAGCCCGGGCGCGTACACTGTCGGCGGAACTGCGCTGCATGGTCTGTCAGAACCAGTCGATCGACGATTCCAATGCCGACCTCGCCAAGGACCTGCGCCTGCTGGTGCGCGAGCGCATCACCGACGGCGACAGCGACGATGAGGTGCTGAACTACATCGTCTCGCGCTACGGCGAGTTCGTGCTGCTGAAGCCGCGCTTCAGTGTCAGAACGCTGCTGCTCTGGGGTGCGCCCGTGCTGCTGATCCTCGCAGGCGGCATCGCGCTCATCGTCTTCGCCCGCAAGCGGGCCGGCAAACCCACCGGCAGCAAACTCACGGAAGATGAGAAGGCAAGGCTCGCCGAGCTGCTGGAAAAATAA
- a CDS encoding heme lyase CcmF/NrfE family subunit, with the protein MIIEIGHYALVLALATAIVLSLVPVIGARRGDQAMMDVAPLGSILLFALVAFSFGVLTYAHVVSDFSVQNVWENSHSLVPLIYKYSGVWGNHEGSMMLWLLILALFSALVAIFGRNLPDTLKANVLSVQAWISVAFILFILLTSNPFVRLDPAPAEGRDLNPVLQDIGLAIHPPLLYLGYVGFSVCFSFAVAALLDGRIDAAWARWVRPWTLAAWTFLTLGIAMGSYWAYYELGWGGWWFWDPVENASFMPWLAGTALLHSALVMEKREALKIWTVLLAILTFSLSLMGTFLVRSGVLTSVHAFASDPSRGVFILCILLIFIGGALSLFAFRAPLLSAGGLFAPISREGALVVNNLILTVACGTVLTGTLYPLVLETLTGDKISVGPPFFNLTFGLLMAPLLIVVPFGPLLAWKRGDLLGAMQRLYVVAALAFVAALIFFYLQHGGPVMAVLGLAAGLFLILGAAADLWYRAGIGKVKVDIAWRRLTGLPRSAFGTALAHAGLGVTVLGIVAVTTFQSEHVVEMKQGQSTDAGGYSILFDGMQPATGPNYTEDRGHFSIRRGGAEVADVWSAKRLYTARQMPTTEAGILTFGLSQLYVSLGDATHDGGIVVRIWWKPFILCIWGGTLIMAFGGFVSLTDRRLRVGAPSRKAKAKPAKPAAPAMEPAE; encoded by the coding sequence ATGATCATCGAGATCGGCCACTATGCGCTGGTTCTGGCGCTCGCAACCGCGATCGTCCTGTCGCTCGTACCGGTGATCGGTGCAAGGCGCGGCGATCAGGCGATGATGGATGTGGCGCCCTTGGGCTCCATCCTGCTCTTTGCCCTCGTCGCCTTCTCCTTCGGCGTGCTCACCTATGCCCATGTCGTTTCCGACTTCTCGGTGCAGAACGTCTGGGAGAATTCGCATTCACTGGTGCCGCTGATCTACAAATATTCCGGCGTCTGGGGCAATCACGAGGGATCGATGATGCTCTGGCTGCTGATCCTTGCGCTGTTCAGCGCCTTGGTCGCGATCTTCGGCCGCAATCTGCCCGATACGCTGAAGGCCAATGTGCTCTCCGTCCAGGCCTGGATCTCGGTCGCCTTCATCCTCTTCATCCTGTTGACCTCCAATCCCTTCGTCCGCCTCGATCCGGCCCCTGCCGAGGGCCGCGACCTGAACCCGGTGCTGCAGGATATCGGCCTCGCCATCCATCCGCCGCTGCTCTACCTCGGTTATGTCGGCTTCTCGGTCTGCTTCTCCTTTGCCGTTGCCGCCCTTCTCGACGGCCGCATCGATGCCGCCTGGGCGCGCTGGGTGCGGCCCTGGACGCTCGCAGCCTGGACCTTCCTGACACTTGGCATCGCCATGGGTTCCTACTGGGCCTATTACGAGCTCGGCTGGGGCGGCTGGTGGTTCTGGGATCCGGTGGAGAACGCCTCCTTCATGCCCTGGCTGGCCGGCACGGCACTCTTGCACTCGGCGCTCGTCATGGAAAAGCGCGAGGCGCTGAAGATCTGGACGGTGCTGCTTGCCATCCTCACCTTCTCGCTGTCGCTGATGGGCACCTTCCTGGTGCGCTCCGGTGTCCTGACCTCGGTCCATGCTTTCGCCAGCGACCCGAGCCGCGGCGTCTTCATTCTCTGCATTCTCCTGATCTTCATCGGCGGAGCGCTGTCGCTCTTTGCCTTCCGTGCGCCGCTGCTCTCGGCCGGCGGGCTGTTTGCGCCGATCTCGCGTGAGGGCGCGCTCGTCGTCAACAACCTGATCCTGACGGTTGCCTGCGGCACGGTTCTGACAGGCACGCTCTATCCGCTGGTCCTGGAAACCTTGACCGGCGACAAGATCTCCGTCGGCCCGCCCTTCTTCAACCTGACCTTCGGCCTGCTGATGGCGCCGCTCCTGATCGTCGTGCCCTTCGGGCCGCTGCTCGCCTGGAAGCGCGGCGATCTGCTCGGCGCAATGCAGCGGCTCTATGTCGTGGCCGCTCTCGCTTTCGTCGCGGCCCTGATCTTCTTCTATCTCCAGCATGGCGGCCCGGTCATGGCCGTGCTCGGCCTTGCCGCCGGCCTGTTCCTGATCCTGGGCGCGGCGGCCGATCTCTGGTATCGCGCCGGCATCGGCAAGGTGAAGGTCGATATCGCCTGGCGCCGGCTGACCGGCCTGCCGCGCTCGGCCTTCGGCACCGCACTTGCCCATGCCGGGCTTGGCGTGACCGTGCTCGGCATCGTTGCCGTCACCACGTTCCAGAGCGAGCATGTGGTCGAGATGAAGCAGGGCCAGTCGACGGATGCCGGCGGTTACAGCATCCTCTTCGACGGCATGCAGCCGGCAACCGGCCCGAACTATACCGAGGACCGCGGCCACTTCTCGATCCGCCGCGGCGGCGCAGAGGTTGCCGATGTCTGGTCGGCCAAGCGGCTCTATACCGCCCGGCAGATGCCGACGACCGAAGCCGGCATCCTGACCTTCGGCCTCAGCCAGCTCTATGTGTCGCTTGGCGATGCCACCCATGACGGCGGCATCGTCGTGCGCATCTGGTGGAAACCCTTCATCCTCTGCATCTGGGGCGGGACGCTGATCATGGCTTTCGGCGGCTTCGTCTCGCTGACCGACCGCCGCCTGCGTGTCGGTGCCCCGAGCAGGAAGGCGAAGGCAAAGCCAGCCAAGCCGGCAGCACCCGCCATGGAGCCGGCGGAATGA
- the ccmE gene encoding cytochrome c maturation protein CcmE has protein sequence MTRKQKRLAVIAGGMSFILVAVLLVMFAFSQSVAYFYMPGDLVSNPVAPGTRIRLGGLVGEGSVLRGEGSVVRFAVTDPSGQIVNVRYQGILPDLFREGQGVVTEGSFETGSNVFTADTVLAKHDETYMPKDVADRLKAQGLWEEGKGAAPQGQQARAQETKAEETKATP, from the coding sequence ATGACGCGCAAGCAGAAACGCCTGGCGGTGATTGCCGGCGGCATGAGCTTCATCCTTGTCGCGGTGCTGCTCGTGATGTTCGCCTTCAGCCAGTCGGTTGCCTATTTCTATATGCCGGGCGATCTCGTCAGCAACCCGGTCGCACCGGGCACCCGCATCCGCCTCGGCGGCCTCGTCGGCGAGGGCAGCGTCCTGCGCGGTGAGGGTTCGGTGGTGCGCTTTGCGGTGACCGATCCGAGCGGTCAGATCGTCAATGTCCGCTACCAGGGCATATTGCCTGACCTGTTTCGCGAAGGGCAGGGGGTGGTGACCGAAGGAAGTTTCGAGACGGGCAGCAACGTCTTCACCGCCGATACCGTGCTTGCCAAGCATGACGAGACCTATATGCCGAAGGACGTGGCCGACAGGCTGAAGGCTCAGGGCCTCTGGGAAGAGGGCAAGGGAGCAGCACCGCAAGGTCAGCAAGCCAGAGCCCAGGAAACCAAGGCTGAGGAAACGAAGGCGACGCCATGA
- the ccmI gene encoding c-type cytochrome biogenesis protein CcmI translates to MLFWILVAVLTAAVAAILLYPLLRGAKAAEDTRAGEAAVYRDQLRELDRDLSGGLISADEADYARAEIGRRLIAVSSTVTAEARKPARHHRLTEAFIVLLLPVIGLCLYMNTGSPGLPSQPLEARLANPGNDMAVLVAKAERHLAQNPDDGKGWDVLAPIYFSTMRISDAETAYRNAIRLLGPSPARLDGLAETLMATAEGVVTEDARKVLEQSLALEPNNPRARFYIALSLEQAGQPDQARTAFEALAKQSPADAPWLALVNEHIAKNGGTAVAPAAEPAAQPPALGGPTEQDVATAETMSSGDRQQMIRGMVESLDAKLSADPDNFEGWMRLVRSYAVLNDKDRAADALKRGLAAFPASGEQGRQLLALAKELGIATEGSVE, encoded by the coding sequence ATGCTGTTCTGGATTCTCGTGGCTGTCCTGACGGCGGCCGTTGCCGCCATTCTGCTTTACCCTCTTTTGCGTGGAGCGAAGGCGGCCGAGGATACGCGCGCCGGCGAGGCTGCCGTCTATCGCGACCAGTTGCGCGAACTCGACAGGGATCTCTCGGGCGGCCTGATTAGCGCTGACGAGGCCGATTACGCCCGCGCCGAGATCGGCCGCCGGCTGATCGCCGTTTCCAGCACCGTTACGGCCGAAGCCCGCAAGCCCGCAAGGCATCACCGCCTGACCGAAGCCTTCATCGTGCTGCTCCTGCCGGTCATCGGCCTCTGTCTTTACATGAATACCGGCAGCCCTGGCCTGCCGTCCCAGCCGCTGGAGGCACGGCTTGCCAACCCCGGCAATGACATGGCCGTTCTCGTCGCCAAGGCGGAGCGGCATCTGGCGCAGAACCCTGACGACGGCAAGGGCTGGGATGTGCTGGCGCCGATCTATTTCAGCACCATGCGCATTTCCGATGCCGAGACCGCCTATCGCAACGCCATCCGCCTGCTTGGCCCAAGCCCCGCGCGCCTCGATGGTCTTGCTGAGACGCTGATGGCGACCGCCGAAGGTGTGGTGACGGAAGATGCGCGCAAGGTGCTGGAGCAGTCGTTGGCGCTCGAGCCGAACAACCCGCGTGCACGCTTCTACATTGCGCTGAGCCTTGAGCAGGCGGGCCAACCGGATCAGGCGCGCACCGCCTTCGAGGCGTTGGCGAAACAATCGCCGGCCGATGCGCCCTGGCTGGCGCTGGTCAACGAGCATATCGCCAAAAACGGCGGCACGGCGGTTGCGCCTGCTGCCGAGCCTGCCGCACAGCCGCCCGCTCTGGGCGGCCCGACCGAGCAGGATGTGGCGACGGCCGAGACGATGAGCAGCGGCGACCGCCAGCAAATGATCCGGGGCATGGTGGAAAGCCTGGATGCCAAACTGTCGGCCGACCCTGATAATTTCGAGGGCTGGATGCGTCTCGTCCGCTCTTACGCCGTATTGAACGACAAGGATCGTGCGGCGGATGCCTTGAAGCGCGGGCTTGCCGCCTTCCCGGCATCGGGTGAGCAGGGCAGGCAGCTTTTGGCTTTGGCAAAAGAACTCGGCATCGCCACGGAAGGATCGGTTGAATGA